From the genome of Bactrocera oleae isolate idBacOlea1 chromosome 2, idBacOlea1, whole genome shotgun sequence, one region includes:
- the Cerk gene encoding ceramide kinase, with product MTQSSTDFAQLSATHNNANTASRKEKEATTAARAVSPIASSQNCDILLSNFQIKKKRYRVLLNYDHIVWEQLQSKRNSDADAECNLKQSAVYGKNTNVLHINELIRVSKGNTKSAALHIAAPQPMAEFDAHTASEQQQQHSSTPPTEQYLALSYAARIVNSEIDCNRWDVHNLVLYNADAYVVRQWHALLNKMLANTAPTRLRVRRLLVFINPYGGRQRGLHVYERHCKPLFQLAGIDASCIISQRSNQIRDILLSHDLSPFDAVCCVGGDGTVAEVINGLIFRAICDAGLDARQPPYVPRPTLPVAIIPAGSTDTVAYSLHGTADVRTAAIHLILGQRRGLDICSVRNREGVIRFCASVLSYGYLGDVAARSERYRWLGTKRYEFAGVKTFLTNNGYEAELRVFQPIGDKKFNAIAAAHEEGARNENVSTTDDTICYTNCTRCDAASIAQAALATKCALMQEGVLASATAPTRVEGDELPTSSNASLKSCDDSNDGQSNTTNYLEVGGGIAAKLRGGNMCDASSSNETMDFDDKKHINLTDCDNNSEMVCDAADGECAPEIKSKVESEWKTINGKFFMISGANITCACTRSPNGVARYSHLGDGYLDLILVRKTSLLNNVRLLINLMGRSGDIRNLPFVETYRTKKFCFRSPNANLAQEYSISGSCQPIAETVDYDDDNGLSRWNCDGEVVNDQELTMISHCQLIDVFMRGPHTYNKPLKSAGKSLLCCCCGCCRIDE from the exons ATGACGCAGAGCAGCACCGATTTCGCGCAGTTGTCCGCTACGCACAACAATGCAAATACCGCAAGCCGCAAAGAGAAGGAGGCAACTACTGCAGCGCGGGCAGTGTCACCCATAGCCAGCAGTCAAAATTGTGATATACTCCTGAGTAACTTTCAAATCAAGAAGAAACGGTATCGCGTCTTGCTCAACTATGACCACATCGTTTGGGAGCAACTGCAGTCGAAGCGCAACAGCGATGCGGACGCTGAGTGCAACTTGAAACAAA GCGCAGTCTATGGCAAAAACACGAATGTGCTGCATATAAACGAGCTAATCAGAGTGAGCAAGGGCAACACCAAGTCGGCGGCTTTGCATATTGCAGCACCGCAGCCAATGGCTGAGTTCGATGCGCACACCGCaagcgaacaacaacaacaacacagcagTACGCCACCCACTGAACAGTATCTTGCCTTATCATACGCCGCGCGCATCGTGAACTCAGAGATAGATTGCAATCGCTGGGACGTGCACAACCTGGTACTTTACAATGCGGACGCGTATGTGGTGCGGCAATGGCATGCGCTGCTCAATAAAATGCTGGCGAATACGGCGCCGACGCGTCTGCGCGTGCGCCGCTTACTGGTCTTCATCAATCCGTATGGCGGACGTCAGCGCGGCTTGCACGTCTATGAGCGCCACTGTAAACCGCTGTTTCAATTGGCTGGCATCGACGCGTCCTGCATTATATCGCAGCGTTCGAATCAAATCCGCGACATACTATTGAGTCATGATTTGTCGCCGTTTGATGCCGTTTGTTGTGTTGGTGGCGACGGCACAGTGGCGGAGGTAATTAACGGACTCATCTTTCGCGCGATATGCGACGCGGGCTTAGATGCGCGCCAGCCGCCGTATGTGCCGAGACCAACGCTGCCCGTAGCTATAATACCAGCGGGTAGCACCGATACGGTCGCGTACAGCTTACATGGCACAGCGGATGTGCGTACTGCGGcgatacatttaattttggGTCAGCGGCGCGGTCTGGACATTTGTAGCGTGCGCAATCGTGAAGGTGTCATACGCTTTTGCGCCAGTGTATTATCCTACGGCTATTTGGGCGATGTGGCGGCGAGGAGCGAACGTTATCGTTGGCTGGGTACCAAGCGCTATGAGTTTGCCGGTGTTAAAACGTTCCTTACCAATAACGGCTATGAAGCGGAGCTGCGCGTCTTTCAGCCAATAGGcgacaaaaaatttaatgccaTTGCGGCTGCACACGAAGAAGGCGCGAGGAATGAAAACGTGTCAACTACAGATGATACAATTTGCTATACAAATTGTACGCGCTGTGACGCGGCGTCCATTGCACAGGCGGCGCTTGCAACGAAATGCGCTTTAATGCAGGAAGGCGTATTGGCAAGTGCTACTGCGCCGACGCGTGTTGAAGGCGATGAGCTGCCCACCTCTTCGAACGCCTCATTGAAGAGCTGTGATGATAGTAACGACGGCCAAAGCAATACAACGAATTATTTGGAAGTGGGGGGTGGCATCGCTGCCAAGTTGCGTGGCGGAAATATGTGTGATGCAAGTAGTAGCAATGAAACTATGGACTTTGATGATAAGAAGCATATAAATTTGACGGACTGTGATAATAATAGTGAAATGGTGTGCGATGCGGCAGATGGCGAGTGCGCGCCGGAAATAAAAAGTAAGGTCGAAAGTGAGTGGAAAACAATAAatggtaaattttttatgatcaGTGGCGCGAATATTACCTGCGCCTGCACGCGTAGTCCCAACGGTGTGGCACGCTACAGTCATCTAGGCGATGGCTATCTAGACCTGATACTAGTGCGAAAAACCTCGCTGCTCAACAATGTGCGATTGCTCATAAACTTAATGGGGCGCAGCGGCGATATT CGAAATTTGCCTTTTGTGGAAACCTATCGCACCAAAAAGTTCTGCTTCCGTTCACCTAATGCAAATCTTGCGCAAGAGTATAGTATTAGTGGTTCCTGTCAGCCGATCGCTGAAACTGTTGACTATGATGATGACAACGGTTTGTCGCGCTGGAACTGTGACGGAGAAGTGGTTAACGATCAGGAATTAACTATGAT TTCCCATTGCCAATTAATCGACGTCTTCATGCGTGGACCACACACATATAACAAACCGCTGAAGAGCGCTGGTAAATCCTTATTGTGCTGCTGCTGTGGCTGCTGCCGAATTGATGAATAA
- the Prosbeta7 gene encoding proteasome subunit beta type-4, with the protein MYSQNNFIQTELWRGGPVPGQFYNFPGTSLDINAGNITAPGLYGSNRSSSPITTGTSVIGVKFDGGVMIAADNLVSYGSLARYQDVQRVFKINEKTIIGAGGDFADFQSLKRSIDQKMVEDMCYQDDIEMQPKSLYNWLTRILYNRRSRINPLWLEMVVGGMQDGVPFLGHVDLRGRAYEDDVVATGFGKHFALPLVREQISNNRLLSQSEASQVLRKCMEVLYYRDCRAISKYSVAVSTAQGTIVQGPFEVNQNWQLATLVKGY; encoded by the exons atgtaTTCACAAAATAACTTTATTCAAACAGAATTATGGCGAGGTGGCCCTGTGCCTGGACAATTTTATAACTTTCCTGGCACTAGCCTAGATATCAATGCCGGTAATATCACAGCACCTGGTTTATATGGGTCTAATCGTTCGTc ATCACCAATTACCACTGGTACCTCAGTAATTGGAGTTAAGTTTGATGGCGGTGTTATGATTGCTGCGGATAACCTTGTCTCTTATGGGTCATTGGCACGCTACCAAGATGTTCAGcgtgttttcaaaataaatgaaaaaacaatCATTGGTGCTGGTGGCGATTTTGCTGATTTTCAAAGTCTAAAAAGAAGTATAGACCAGAAAATGGTCGAAGATATGTGCTATCAAGACGATATTGAAATGCAACCGAAATCACTGTACAATTGGCTAACGCGTATATTGTACAACCGTCGTAGCCGTATCAATCCATTGTGGTTAGAGATGGTTGTTGGTGGCATGCAAGATGGTGTGCCGTTCTTGGGTCATGTGGATCTTCGCGGACGTGCTTATGAAGACGATGTAGTGGCCACCGGTTTTGGCAAACATTTTGCTTTGCCATTAGTGCGTGAGCAAATCTCAAATAATCGTTTACTGTCGCAAAGTGAAGCTTCACAAGTG ctACGTAAGTGCATGGAGGTGTTGTACTATCGTGATTGTCGTGCGATATCGAAATATTCGGTAGCAGTTTCCACCGCTCAAGGTACAATTGTTCAAGGACCCTTCGAAGTTAACCAGAATTGGCAATTGGCTACTTTGGTTAAAGgctattaa
- the LOC106619020 gene encoding uncharacterized protein CG1161, with product MFRPENMRCSVTVLGILCLSLTVSFAMADITQQNTSNPPKVDNNNVPAVKGSLSSTLAPNILNSLVQATNSTPKCVCDGALLPRLNENGKVLEICPECKCQHEARNTTLIKVVVIIVIWIISILVIYMLFLICLDPLLNKRVKANYQEHTNEDDEASGTSPPLPSGIANQEMNSRANVLNRVGHQTDKWKRQVREQRRHIYDRRTMLN from the exons ATGTTTCGACCAGAAAACATGCGTTGTAGTGTTACAGTATTAGGCATTTTATGCTTATCCCTAACTGTTTCG TTTGCTATGGCAGATATAACTCAACAAAATACCAGCAATCCACCTAAGGTTGATAACAACAATGTTCCTGCTGTCAAAGGTTCATTGAGTAGCACTTTAGCACCAAACATATTAAATTCCTTAGTGCAAGCCACAAATTCAACACCTAAATG TGTGTGTGATGGAGCTTTGCTACCGCGTCTTAATGAAAATGGTAAAGTGCTGGAAATCTGCCCGGAATGTAAATGCCAGCATGAAGCAAGGAACACAACGCTAATTAAG GTCGTTGTCATAATCGTGATTTGGATTATATccatacttgtaatatatatgctatttcttatttgcttggATCCACTACTCAACAAGCGTGTTAAGGCGAATTATCAGGAGCACACAAACGAAGAT GATGAAGCAAGCGGTACTTCCCCTCCATTGCCGTCCGGCATAGCAAATCAAGAAATGAATTCTCGCGCAAATGTATTGAATCGTGTTGGTCATCAAACGGATAAATGGAAGCGACAAGTGCGCGAACAACGTCGTCACATCTATGATCGACGCACAATGTTGAATTAA
- the LOC106619019 gene encoding stromal cell-derived factor 2, which translates to MNTNKCYLPLEIILSFILCTFPVSFAGKTNFVTCGSIIKLLNSDYGSRLHSHDVKYGSGSGQQSVTGIELKEDVNSHWVIKAPTNKHCERGEPIQCGDIIRLEHLTTKKNLHSHHFPSPLSGEQEVSAYGDDGIGDTGDHWELICSSDEWVRDAHVRLRHLDTGSYLGMSGRSFGRPISGQMEIVGFSSTQHGTRWTTAEGLFIVPKDKESHNEYAHTEL; encoded by the exons atgaACACGAATAAATGTTATTTGCCGTTAGAAATAATcctttcatttatattatgcacATTTCCCGTGTCTTTTG CGGGCAAAACCAATTTTGTAACTTGTGGCTCAATAATAAAACTACTGAATTCGGATTATGGCTCCCGTTTGCATTCACATGATGTGAAATACGGTTCTGGTTCTGGTCAACAATCGGTGACAGGAATTGAATTAAAAGAAGATGTTAACAGTCATTGGGTGATAAAGGCACCAACAAATAAGCATTGTGAACGTGGCGAACCCATACAATGTGGCGATATAATACGCTTAGAACATTTAACTACTAAGAAGAACTTACATTCTCATCATTTTCCCTCACCTTTATCTGGTGAACAAGAAGTGTCAGCCTATGGGGATGATGGTATAGGTGACACCGGTGATCATTGGGAGTTAATTTGCTCCAGTGATGAATGGGTACGTGATGCTCATGTACGCCTGCGCCATTTAGACACTGGCAGCTATTTGGGTATGTCTGGACGTTCGTTTGGAAGACCAATTTCTGGCCAGATGGAGATTGTCGGTTTCAGTAGTACGCAGCACGGCACACGATGGACAACTGCAGAGGGTTTATTTATTGTACCAAAGGACAAAGAATCACACAATGAATATGCTCACACGGAACTTTAG